A DNA window from Vanessa tameamea isolate UH-Manoa-2023 chromosome 24, ilVanTame1 primary haplotype, whole genome shotgun sequence contains the following coding sequences:
- the LOC113399586 gene encoding uncharacterized protein LOC113399586 gives MADVSKEDLEKEIAKILKNANLAKTSTKKVIQKLEKVFDTDLSEKKKVIDQLVMDFVNSKGSDEEEEDEDEEEEEEEKKPAKRAAPAAKASSKKARKESSEEEEEDGTNDSESEEEKKKPAPKKGKKKKGSEDSDSDWGKKKEKAAKPKKAGSRGKGGGYTRAYKLSPALAELMGQDEMPRHEVVKRVWTIIKEKNLYDPNNKQFAICDDALYKVIGTKRFRTFGMMKYLKTHFLDE, from the exons ATGGCAGATGTTAGTAAAGAAGATCTTGAAAAGGAAATCGCGA AGATCCTTAAGAATGCAAACCTAGCAAAGACCTCAACTAAGAAGGTTATCCAGAAATTAGAGAAGGTATTTGATACTGATCTAAGCGAAAAGAAGAAGGTGATTGATCAACTTGTCATGGACTTTGTGAACAGTAAGGGTTCTGACGAAGAAGAGGAAGACGAAGACGAAGAAGAGGAG GAGGAAGAGAAGAAGCCAGCAAAACGCGCGGCACCAGCTGCTAAGGCATCTTCAAAGAAAGCTAGAAAGGAAAGTTCTGAGGAGGAGGAAGAAGATGGCACAAATGACAGTGAATCtgag GAGGAGAAAAAGAAGCCAGCACCGAAGAAGGGCAAGAAGAAGAAGGGCTCAGAAGATTCTGATAGCGATTGGGGAAAGAAGAAGGAGAAAGCTGCTAAACCTAAAAAG gctGGCAGCCGCGGTAAAGGAGGCGGTTACACGCGCGCCTACAAGCTTTCCCCAGCACTGGCCGAACTCATGGGTCAAGACGAGATGCCACGACACGAAGTCGTCAAGAGGGTCTGGACAATCATCAAAGAGAAGAATCTCTATGACCCCAACAACAAACAGTTCGCCATCTGCGATGACGCCCTGTACAAAGTTATCGGAACGAAGAGATTTCGTACTTTCGGTATGATGAAATACCTAAAGACGCATTTCCTTGATGAATAA
- the LOC113399584 gene encoding cilia- and flagella-associated protein 206-like: protein MACDENVIKNMANEITRNCQSQNIVIDTDFVIYLIDLLLLNPKYGRMFSKTISRNNLEAFVDDCVNMLTSSETSINTLKMQFIMQMNYDKLQNLIDKHLDSIDHCLRPLINEILEEDPVIEDDAALKKLFRKISIYIILSSGLGNPGSIITLKEGVAALESVFSIEDLKIFIALPRSEKMAQLIDLVQIASGVRLFNRDCKKGGEGIPDLPFNLVDAGKACLASLSNSLITVMQRVNSLTTAIADTITIQDETGNVMIDIPTNSELTENDYRQIFELLAFNRQYELYIRKLLSDVETMVKNGTHYVEKVKLVLEELHATVKYKAAVPVVTVFPLFTKLWRVWRSMQNIMYLMSTVNRLMSVLGNISDQMKIPYHLIDKMLEGKSVVTDQDRMSDRVSITDRITLGSLKNYVAYNGSFTVINDRNIQFLGFCALCLSVGALIPSNMKVGLIQSKGYRYGFCSVKMATRFSKDSERYVNEVLEFARNNPHVINLLYMLEDVKNVKTIDNLVTRVLPKTKISDKDVQTDIHPIDGHIEKNYSWDMWQWKRRACQWATIVNYRTHSTQTDYSHLRSEIHCQTVEPRDKCLQTKKDSGVNTNPRDVFIWGLRGQIGYGQHPMKLNHATSSEKEKARVVEKCSWPCVTSEE, encoded by the exons atggCTTGCgatgaaaatgttataaaaaacatgGCAAACGAAATAACACGAAACTGCCAATCACAAAACATCGTAATCGATACAGACTTcgtcatttatttaatagatttactTTTACTCAATCCAAAGTACGGACGGATGTTCTCTAAAACAATAAGTAGAAATAATTTAGAAGCTTTCGTGGATGACTGCGTTAATATGCTTACAA GCAGCGAAACTTCAATAAACACGTTAAAAATGCAATTCATAATGCAAATGAATTACGACAAATTACAAAATCTTATCGACAAACATTTAGACTCTATAGACCACTGTCTTCGACCACTTATTAATGAAATACTCGAAGAGGATCCTGTTATTGAAGATGATGCGgctttaaagaaattatttagaaaGATATCGATATACATTATTCTGTCTAGTGGACTTGGTAATCCGGGGTctattata ACACTGAAAGAAGGCGTGGCAGCTTTAGAAAGCGTTTTTTCAATAGAAGATCTCAAAATATTCATAGCTTTGCCGAGATCAGAGAAAATGGCTCAATTGATAGATTTGGTGCAAATTGCATCTGGTGTCAGGCTGTTTAATAGAGACTGTAAAAAAGGGGGCGAAGGGATACCCGATT TACCATTTAATCTGGTGGACGCAGGGAAGGCGTGTTTGGCTTCATTATCAAATTCCTTGATAACAGTAATGCAAAGAGTTAATTCCTTGACAACAGCAATAGCAGACACAATAACCATTCAAGATGAAACTGGAAATGTTATGATTGATATACCAACAAACTCGGAATTGACTGA GAATGACTACAGACAGATATTCGAATTACTCGCCTTCAATCGTCAATACGAATTGTATATTCGGAAATTGTTATCTGACGTTGAAACGATGGTAAAGAATGGCACCCACTATGTTGAAAAAGTAAAACTTGTTCTGGAAGAACTACACGCAACTGTAAAATATAAGGCTGCTGTGCCGGTTGTTACAGTTTTC cCTCTATTCACAAAACTCTGGAGAGTGTGGCGTTCAATGcaaaatataatgtacttaATGTCAACTGTCAACCGGCTCATGTCGGTTCTTGGTAACATCTCAGATCAAATGAAAATACCCTACCATCTTATAGATAAAATGCTGGAAGGTAAGAGCGTGGTAACTGATCAGGATCGAATGAGTGACCGAGTTAGTATAACTGACAGGATAACTTTGGGTTCGCTGAAGAACTATGTAGCTTACAACGGCAGTTTTACTGTTATCAATGACAGAAACATACAG tttctaGGTTTTTGTGCGTTATGTCTCAGCGTGGGAGCCCTTATACCTAGTAATATGAAGGTAGGATTGATCCAATCCAAAGGGTACCGCTACGGGTTCTGCAGCGTGAAGATGGCGACTCGTTTTAGTAAAGATTCTGAAAG GTACGTCAACGAGGTTTTAGAGTTCGCCCGAAATAACCCCCATGTtatcaatttattgtatatgttgGAGGATGTCAAGAATGTGAAGACTATAGACAATCTCGTCACTCGCGTCTTaccaaaaa CAAAGATATCGGATAAGGATGTACAAACGGATATTCATCCGATTGACGGGCATATAGAGAAGAACTATTCCTGGGACATGTGGCAGTGGAAGCGACGTGCCTGTCAATGG GCCACAATAGTCAACTATCGAACTCATTCAACCCAAACGGACTACAGCCATCTCAGATCAGAAATACATTGTCAAACGGTTGAACCACGCGATAAATGTCTGCAGACTAAGAAAGATTCTGGTGTTAATACGAATCCCCGTGACGTGTTCATATGGGGTCTTAGAGGACAAATTGGTTATGGGCAACACCCTATGAAGTTGAATCATGCTACTAGTTCGGAAAAGGAAAAAG CTCGAGTTGTAGAAAAATGCAGTTGGCCGTGCGTGACTTCAGaagaataa
- the LOC113399587 gene encoding uncharacterized protein LOC113399587, whose amino-acid sequence MKVNCSENETHYKLYEALTKRENLEQKALASLTLDILKDLNISIEKLPQKSQNILRQVAESQSLLEIENLDSVTISLHRSREISEKLADEYEILKLKQKNAELQAKINRNNSSIEELRKELESSKISLSSQNPNPENIHDHIKQMKQKLVSYEENYEKAKSKYAVLSVPEAILPKSLASQVTSLLALQEEASALKQRADDFLLMKEARETFSRLRR is encoded by the exons ATGAAAGTTAATTGTAGTGAAAACGAaactcattataaattatatgaagctTTAACAAAGAGAGAAAATCTAGAACAAAAAGCTTTAG cctCACTGACTTTAGATATATTGAAAGATCTAAACATATCCATTGAAAAATTACCACAGAAATCTCAAAACATACTCCGTCAAGTGGCTGAAAGCCAATCGCTCTTGGAAATAGAAAATTTAGATTCGGTGACAATTTCCTTGCATCGTTCAAGAGAGATATCAGAGAAATTAGCAGATGAATATGAAATACTGAAACTTAAACAGAAAAATGCTGAACTTCAAGCAAAAATCAATCGTAACAATAGTTCAATAGAAGAACTACGCAAAGAATTGGAGTCTTCTAAAATCTCCTTGTCCAGTCAGAATCCGAATCCTGAGAATATTCATGAtcatattaaacaaatgaaacaaaaattagtGTCGTACGAAGAGAACTATGAAAAGGCAAAG AGTAAATACGCGGTTCTATCTGTACCAGAAGCAATTTTACCAAAATCTCTTGCGTCCCAAGTGACGTCACTACTCGCCCTTCAAGAAGAAGCCTCGGCTTTAAAGCAGAGAGCTGATGACTTCTTACTAATGAAAGAGGCAAGAGAAACGTTCAGTAGATTGAGGCGATGA
- the Gata gene encoding glutamyl-tRNA(Gln) amidotransferase subunit A, mitochondrial, which yields MNKLTSYSIKEIHKSFRDKLLTPTSFIDLCIQRAKQTKELNAFIILTDEIAENHAIESEKRIYIEKKSLPLDGIAIAIKDNFCTKNINTTCASNMLKNFVPTYNATVYSRLLSSGACLIGKSNLDEFAMGSGTVDSIFGPTRNPWCSSEDWRISGGSSGGSAVAVATGACVAGIGSDTGGSTRNPAALCGVVGLKPTYGLVSRYGLIPLVNSMDVPGILARSIDDLTMIFNSVAGPDILDSTTLKKKFKPVKIEDNIDLSEIKIGIPSEYYCEGMSEEVLDVWRYVTDLLEKEKCQVRSVSLPHTSVSIAVYSILNQCEVASNMARYDGLEYGLRAAEDYSTEELYASTRSEGFNNVVRSRIFAGNYFLLARNYEKYFLKALKLRRLIADDFNQVFKGENSVDLLLTPTTLSEAPLYKDFTSTHNRDQCALQDYCTQPANMAGIPAISIPIRLSKNNMPLSIQLMGPFLSEQLLLNIAKKIESLVDFPSLKM from the coding sequence atgaataaattaacatCCTATAGTATAAAAGAAATTCATAAGTCGTTCCGTGATAAACTTTTAACACCAACAAGTTTTATTGATTTGTGTATTCAACGGGCGAAACAAACGAAAGAATTAAATGCTTTCATTATTTTAACGGACGAAATAGCTGAAAACCATGCAATTGAAAGTGAAAAACGGATATATATCGAAAAGAAAAGCCTACCATTGGACGGCATTGCAATCGCTATAAAAGATAACTTTTgtaccaaaaatataaacacaaccTGTGCTTCGAACATGTTAAAAAATTTCGTACCCACATATAATGCAACTGTTTATTCTCGACTTTTAAGTTCTGGCGCGTGTCTTATTGGAAAATCGAATTTAGATGAATTTGCTATGGGTTCAGGTACTGTAGATTCAATTTTCGGTCCGACTCGCAATCCATGGTGTAGCAGTGAAGATTGGAGAATATCAGGAGGTAGTTCAGGAGGAAGCGCGGTAGCTGTGGCGACTGGCGCCTGTGTAGCTGGCATAGGTTCCGACACGGGTGGATCAACGAGAAATCCTGCAGCTTTGTGTGGTGTTGTCGGTCTTAAACCAACCTATGGTTTAGTTTCTAGATATGGATTAATACCTTTAGTCAATTCTATGGATGTGCCGGGCATTTTAGCGCGGAGTATCGACGATTTAACTATGATATTCAATTCTGTAGCTGGACCTGATATTTTGGACTCGACAACcttaaagaaaaaatttaaacctGTTAAAATTGAAGATAATATTGATTTGtctgaaattaaaattggtATACCGAGTGAGTATTATTGTGAAGGTATGAGTGAAGAGGTGTTAGATGTATGGAGATATGTTACAGATTTGTTAGAGAAAGAAAAATGTCAAGTCAGAAGTGTTTCATTACCCCATACATCTGTGTCCATAGctgtatattcaatattaaaccaGTGTGAGGTAGCAAGTAATATGGCAAGGTATGATGGATTAGAATATGGATTAAGGGCGGCAGAAGATTATTCAACAGAAGAATTGTATGCTTCAACGCGATCAGAAGGCTTTAATAATGTTGTACGATCTAGGATATTTGCTGGAAATTACTTTTTACTGGCTAGAAATTATGAGAAATACTTTCTAAAAGCTTTAAAGTTGCGCAGATTAATAGCAGATGATTTTAATCAAGTTTTTAAAGGAGAAAATTCAGTGGACTTGCTATTGACTCCAACAACATTATCGGAGGCTCCGTTATATAAAGACTTTACCTCGACACATAATAGAGATCAATGTGCGTTACAAGATTATTGCACACAACCTGCCAATATGGCAGGGATACCAGCCATTTCAATACCTATCAGATTGTCAAAGAATAATATGCCTTTATCTATACAGCTGATGGGGCCGTTTTTATCTGAACAACTTTTGTTGAACATAGCCAAGAAAATTGAAAGTTTAGTTGACTTTCCAAGtctgaaaatgtaa